The sequence GGTGACCCGCTCGACGTCTGCCGGGTAGCGCGCGGACAGCACCTTCCTGTAGAACTGATCCGGATGCCGATTTGTGACGTAAACCACACCTGAACGTTACCGAACAAGCCGGCTAACGGAAACCGAAGTCACCCCGCCCGGAGACACCGCAGTGCCAGTGCGGATCCGCCGTTCGGGAAGGAAGGACACCCCGCATGCTGCTGCCGATGGCGCCGACCGATTCACTGTTCCTGCTCGGCGAGTCGCGGGAGCATCCGATGCATGTGGGCGGCCTGGCGGTGTTCACACCCCCGGACGGCGCCGACGCCGCAGACATGCGGGCGATGTTCGACACGGCCACGGCCTCCACCGACGTCGCTCCGCTGTTCCGCAAACGCGCCCGACGTTCGATGACCACCCTGGGACAGTGGGGGTGGGTCACCGACACGGAGTTGGACCTGAACCATCACGTGCACCGCCACGCCCTCCCCCGCCCGGGCGGCATGCCCGAACTGCTGGCGTTGTCGTCTCGGTTGCATGCGGGTCTGCTCGACCGCAACCGCCCACTGTGGGAGATGCACCTGATCGAGGGCCTCGCCGACGGGCGCTACGCGGTCTACACGAAAATCCACCACGCGCTTGCCGACGGCGCCTCCGCCATGAACCTGCTGCGCCGCAGTATGAGTGAAGATCCCGACCGACGAGGAATGCCAGCCCCCTGGCAGCCGATGCCCACCGCGAGCGGTCGTGTCACACCGCCTCCGGGAACGGCGGCGTCACACCTGCCCGGAGTTGCAGACGTGCTGGGCCTGCCAAGACTGGCGTTGCACGGCGCCCGAGAAGTCGCAGGTCTGGCACCGGCGCTGGCAGGCACCATGGACCGGGCCCTGCACGCCCGGGGCGGGCCGCTCTCGATGCGCGCACCGCACACTGTGTTCAACGTTCCGATCGGCGGGGCGCGCCAGTTCTCCGCCCGATCGTGGCCGCTCGAACGGATCAGGTTGCTGGCCAAGCACGCCGACGCCACCGTCAACGACATCGTCCTGGCGATGTCCGCCGGAGCCCTGCGCAGCTACCTCGA comes from Rhodococcus oxybenzonivorans and encodes:
- a CDS encoding WS/DGAT/MGAT family O-acyltransferase, with protein sequence MLLPMAPTDSLFLLGESREHPMHVGGLAVFTPPDGADAADMRAMFDTATASTDVAPLFRKRARRSMTTLGQWGWVTDTELDLNHHVHRHALPRPGGMPELLALSSRLHAGLLDRNRPLWEMHLIEGLADGRYAVYTKIHHALADGASAMNLLRRSMSEDPDRRGMPAPWQPMPTASGRVTPPPGTAASHLPGVADVLGLPRLALHGAREVAGLAPALAGTMDRALHARGGPLSMRAPHTVFNVPIGGARQFSARSWPLERIRLLAKHADATVNDIVLAMSAGALRSYLDDLGALPDEPLIAMVPVSLRADDGESQGGNRVGVLMCNLATHLPEHGARLATIRTCMSEGKQALRAMSPAQALAMSALGAAPLGLEMLAGRRGPQRPPFNLVISNVAGPASPLYWNGARLDSLYPLSIPVTGQALNITVTSSDDHLVFGLTGCRSAVPNLRPMLDHLDTELDALEQAVGL